The window GGCTTCCTTTACTTCGATGCCAAGGCCCGGCCGGTCGCTCACGTTGATGTACCCGTCGGCGATCTGCCAATCGTGCTCGGCATACTGGTCGTAGCGCTCGAAATACGACGGGGCCATTTCCAGGATCAGGAAATTGGGAGTGACCGCAGATGCATGGAAAGCGGCCGCATTCGCGACGGGCCCTGCCACGTTGTGGGGCGCCATCAGCATCTGTTGCCGGTTTGCGCTCTTGGCGATTTCGCAGAACGCGGTGATGCCGAAACAGTGCGTGATGTCCGGCTGCAGAAAGGCGCAAGCCCGGCGCTGGATCAGTTCTTCGAATTCCCTGGCGGCGAACAGCTGCTCACCCGTAGCAACGGGAACCGGACTGCGCTGCGTGACATCCATCAGGGCGTCGACGGACCCGACTTTGACCGGTGCCTCGAGAAACATGGGGGCATAGGGCGCCGCACGTCGGGCGAATTCAATGCTCAGTTCGGGTGTGGGACTCCCGTGCGTGTCCAGCAGAATCGCCGGATCGGGGCCAATCGCCTCGCGCACGGCGGCAATACACTCGAGGCTGCGTGCGATCGCGGCCAGCTCCATGGGGGCGCGGCGCGATTCGAGCGGGTTGCCTTTGACCCCGGCGTAGCCGTTGGCGATCTGTTTCCTCGCCGTCTCCGCAGCCTCGGCGGGCGAGCTCTCAACGAGCCCGCCGCTGGCGTAGACCTGGATACGGTCGCGCCGCCTGCCGCCCAGAATCGCGTGCACGGGCACACCCCAGGCCTTACCGGCAATGTCGTACAGGGCCATGTTGATGGCGGCCACGGCAGTACCGATGATCGGCCCGCCTTTCCAGGGGGCAAAGTTGACGATGTCGTCGGTCAGCGCTTCGACCCGGGTCGGATCCCGGTCGAGCAGAAGCGGGACCAATTGTCGCAGCAGCGTTTCAACCGGCTGAACGAGCCACTCGCCGCTGCCTTCGCCCCAGCCGCTGATGCCGGCATCCGTTTCCAGTTTCAGGAAAA of the Gemmatimonadota bacterium genome contains:
- a CDS encoding mandelate racemase/muconate lactonizing enzyme family protein, coding for MKITSVKTYPLSVPTGQEIRDPGTGELLCSTMKSWLFLKLETDAGISGWGEGSGEWLVQPVETLLRQLVPLLLDRDPTRVEALTDDIVNFAPWKGGPIIGTAVAAINMALYDIAGKAWGVPVHAILGGRRRDRIQVYASGGLVESSPAEAAETARKQIANGYAGVKGNPLESRRAPMELAAIARSLECIAAVREAIGPDPAILLDTHGSPTPELSIEFARRAAPYAPMFLEAPVKVGSVDALMDVTQRSPVPVATGEQLFAAREFEELIQRRACAFLQPDITHCFGITAFCEIAKSANRQQMLMAPHNVAGPVANAAAFHASAVTPNFLILEMAPSYFERYDQYAEHDWQIADGYINVSDRPGLGIEVKEADIAKLPLEPMAFRQYRHADGSWKGW